The genomic region GGCGAAGACCACAATTACCTCGCGCGCCTTATTCGGCGCATCGGCACCAATCCCCGCAAATTCATTGGTATTTTCCGCACAACCTCGGAAGGTGGGCGTATTTTGCCCGTCACCAAAGGATCAGACAAAGAATGGCGCGTAGCCTCAGATGCCACCTTATCCGCAAAAGATGGCGAGTTGGTTGAGGCCGAACTTGCAGGGCCAAAGTCCCGCATGGGCCTGCCGCGGGCGCGCATCGTGACACGGCTTGGCGATCCAAGCGCGCCGAAGGCGGTCAGCCTTATTGCTATCCATGAACATGGGCTGCGCGATAATTTCCCAGACGAGGTCATCGCAGAGGCTGACAAAGCCAAACCAGCATCAAAATCAGGTCGCGAAGATTTGACCAATCTGCCATTCGTGACCATCGACCCCTCAGACGCGCGCGACCATGATGATGCGTGCTATGCGCATGCAGACCCTGACCCGAAGAACAAAGGCGGTCATATCATCTGGGTCGCGATTGCCGATGTCGCGCATTATGTGCGCGCGGGCAGTGCGCTTGATCGCGAGGCAAAAAAGCGCGGTAATTCTGCCTATTTCCCAGATCGCGTTGTGCCGATGCTGCCTGACCGATTGTCGGGGGATCTTTGCTCTTTGCATGAGGGCGTTTTGCGCCCCTGTCTTGCCGTGCGCATGGTCATTGATGCAACAGGTGAGAAAAAGGCGCAAAGCTTTCATCGCGGGCTTATGCGCTCGGTCGCATCTCTGTCCTACGAAGAGGCGCAGGCCGCCCAAGACGGCGCCCCAACCCCGCGTTGCGAGACTTTGATGGAGCCCGTCATCGCACCCCTCTTTGCGGCTTATGAGGCACTCAAAACGGCGCGGGCGCGCCGCCAACCGCTTGACCTTGATCTTCCAGAGCGGCGTATCATTCTCTCCGAAGAAGGCGAGGTTGAAAGCGTGGCCTTCCGCGACAGGCTAGACGCGCATCGCCTGATTGAAGAATTCATGGTTTTGGCCAATGTCGCCGCAGCTGAAACTTTGATTGCGAAAAAATCGCCGCTCTTGTTCCGCGTTCACGAAGAACCTGATCCCGACAAGCTGGACGCTTTGCGCGAGACAGCCGCCACAGCGGGGCTTGTTTTGGCGAAAGGTCAGGTGTTGATGACCCGCCATCTCAATGCGCTTTTGGCGCAGGCCGAGGGCACGGATCACGATGAGCTGATCAATATCTCAACCTTGCGCTCAATGCAGCAGGCCTATTACCACCCCGAAAATTTCGGCCATTTTGGCCTTGCTCTGCGGGCTTATGCCCATTTCACATCCCCCATTCGCCGTTATGCAGATTTGATCGTGCATCGGGCGCTGATCTCGTCTCACGGCTTTGGCAAGGATGGCTTGAGCGCCGAAGATATCGAAACGCTGGACGCCACCGCCAAACAAATCTCCGAAGCTGAGCGCCGCGCGATGGTGGCCGAGCGAGACACGACCGACCGCTATCTGGCCGCCTATCTCAAGGATCGCGTAGGGGCTGAATTCACAGGTCGCATTTCAGGCGTGGCGCGGTTCGGCGCATTCGTGAAACTGGATGAAACAGGCGCAGACGGCTTATTGCCCGTGCGCAGCTTGGGCCGCGAGTTT from Rhodobacterales bacterium HKCCA1288 harbors:
- the rnr gene encoding ribonuclease R, encoding MSAIPSKSEILQWISDHPHASSKRDIAKAFGIKGAARIDLKRLLKELEEEGHLRRTKKTYADPDKLPPVAILTVLAEDSAGDQFCRPMEWQGEGDAPKILYVPREADPALGEGDRILARLQEVHGEDHNYLARLIRRIGTNPRKFIGIFRTTSEGGRILPVTKGSDKEWRVASDATLSAKDGELVEAELAGPKSRMGLPRARIVTRLGDPSAPKAVSLIAIHEHGLRDNFPDEVIAEADKAKPASKSGREDLTNLPFVTIDPSDARDHDDACYAHADPDPKNKGGHIIWVAIADVAHYVRAGSALDREAKKRGNSAYFPDRVVPMLPDRLSGDLCSLHEGVLRPCLAVRMVIDATGEKKAQSFHRGLMRSVASLSYEEAQAAQDGAPTPRCETLMEPVIAPLFAAYEALKTARARRQPLDLDLPERRIILSEEGEVESVAFRDRLDAHRLIEEFMVLANVAAAETLIAKKSPLLFRVHEEPDPDKLDALRETAATAGLVLAKGQVLMTRHLNALLAQAEGTDHDELINISTLRSMQQAYYHPENFGHFGLALRAYAHFTSPIRRYADLIVHRALISSHGFGKDGLSAEDIETLDATAKQISEAERRAMVAERDTTDRYLAAYLKDRVGAEFTGRISGVARFGAFVKLDETGADGLLPVRSLGREFFHFDADTQTLMGADTGLTLGIGDRVLVRLTEALPVTGGIGLELLEIHGTQHRPNTGGKRGKRGFGGRRSGQAEAKKRKLRKLKKRKS